TTCTGTGTCACGGAATAATTGTAAGATGCAGAAGaactatattttcaaagaagtatACATTTACAATGTTGTCAGTATCATTTTCGTTTGTACATATGTGTTGTAGCCcacctaggtttcctagtggcattacccagcaggactgcataagaggatgattggaccacaggcctgagtaccatgtgtctgagatggtctgcacttggctgtgctggggggaggtcttttgctccatcccttggcattcctttaaaagccctttggcagagacagttggaGCCCATtagattaggatccaggccctcctgaaggtatcctgtattttctgtttctctcccctctaagTTTCTGTCAAGAGTACCCTGAGGAAAAATGGGGGTGGGATGCTCTCCCACATATGTATACTATATTTTAGAATGCAGTGACCTATGACGATGTGCATGTTGACTTCACTTGggaagagtgggctttgctggatccttcccagaagcgtctctacaaagatgtgatgttGGAGACCTACGGGAACCTCACTGCTATAGGTAAGACTgaattttccttcacattttaaaataaaggggTGATGTTTCTTGGTTATTGATACTCTTCTGTAATTATGATTGAAAGTGAGGAAGGATGATGTGAATAAAATAGTCATGGTTCCAAGATTTACTGAAGATAATAACTTAAACTTTGCACAATTTCCAATAATATACATTTTCTGGTATATATTTTAGGTTACAAATGGAAAGATCATCATATTGAAGAACATTGtgaaagttctagaagacatgGAAGGTAATTTTCATATGCAAGCTAATACAAATGTGCCTCAGGAGAAATTTTAAGGTGTCTGGAGGTTTAAAGAAAGCAACATTATAAATAAGTACAGCTTAAAGTGCATTGATAATTATTAAATTCTCACAGAACCATATACCTCAATGTCAAGTAAGTAAATTGTGTTTGCAATGCATTATTTTaagaaaggagacaaagaaacaatGCCATAACAGATATCACCATTTGAATCATAGCCTCATGAGAATTCTGTAGAATTCTCAAtccatttattttcatatcactCATATTACAAACGATATGCATATTCAATAGGTGATAAGTATATGTTCAAAACCTTCTAATAAGCAAATAGTCTATAGTAAAGATTGTGTTACTCATATACTTGTTGTGACTTTGTAAAGTTTAATCAGAGGAGGGGTAGTTAGAGTCAAGAGCCCAGTGGTAATCATTGTGGAGAAAACCTTTCTATATATCATCTGTCTTTGAGGAACAAAAAGTCAAACTGTGTGAATGTAATGTGAacactttttatttgttattctttcCTGTATCCAAGCCATATGAACATAGGGAtatcaaaagaaacaacaaacccCTCTCCCTCTCAGAACAATTAGAAGATATGTAGTAGACCCACTTTGAATAGCCTTGTTGAATATGATTCAAGTTTACAAGTAATTGCTTTTCCAGCTACAATGGAAATACATCAACAATCTCACACTGCAGAAAAGTCCTATGAGTACTAGGGATATGTAAATACTTCTGTTTGTCCTGGCTTACTTTGCAAATGTAGTATGACTCATACTATAGGAAAATTTATGAATGTAATATGTGTGGTAAAGCTCTGAGTTTTTCCAGTTCtgttcaaatatataaaattctcatatAAAAAAATAGTTATAAATGCAAGTCATGTAATAAAAGCTCTTACCATCACAGGTATATTCAAAGATGCAAAATAACCCTTAATGAAGGGGAACATCAAGAGTGTAAACAAAGTGATAAAAACTTAAGATCTGGTTCCTCTTTACAATGAGACCAAATTTGTAAAAttaattcatacatatatattcaacaGTGTAACATATGTGATAAAGCTTTTGCATGTGCCAATTATCATTgcaggcatgaaagaagtcatactggagagaaaccatctGAATATGCTCAAAGTGTTAATTCCTATGCATATCatagtcatcttcaaaggcatgaaagaatcCATACTCGAGAGAAACCCTAtggatgtaatcaatgtggtaaaaccttttCACAACACTGGtatctccaaatacataaaagagcacatactggagagaaaccctatgaatgtaatcagtgtgggaaagcctttgcaTGCAACAGTAGTCtccaaaaacataaaagaacacatactggagagaaaccctatgaatgtaatcaatgtggtaaagcctttgtatgtCACAATTATCTCCAAatccataaaagaaaacatactggagagaaaccctatgaatgtaaccaatgtggtaaagcctttacacGTCACTCTATTCTCCAAatccataaaagaacacatactggagagaaaccctatgaatgtaaccaatgtgggaaagcctttgcaTATCACAATTATCTACAAatccataaaagaacacatactggcgagaaaccttatgaatgtaatcaatgtgggaaagcctttccAGGTCCcagtcatcttcaaatgcatgaaaaAACACATACTGGTGAGAAACCCTATGGATGTAatcaatgtgggaaagcctttgcaTCAAACAGTAGTCTCCAAatccataaaagaacacatactggtgagaaaccctatgaatgcaatcaatgtggtaaagcctttgcacgtcATAGTTATCTCCAAatccataaaag
This is a stretch of genomic DNA from Peromyscus leucopus breed LL Stock chromosome 18, UCI_PerLeu_2.1, whole genome shotgun sequence. It encodes these proteins:
- the LOC114683520 gene encoding zinc finger protein 120-like isoform X2, with the translated sequence MVSEWLLSTDGEEWWAKTSEGLQSPGREEWPAMNAVTYDDVHVDFTWEEWALLDPSQKRLYKDVMLETYGNLTAIGYKWKDHHIEEHCESSRRHGRHERSHTGEKPSEYAQSVNSYAYHSHLQRHERIHTREKPYGCNQCGKTFSQHWYLQIHKRAHTGEKPYECNQCGKAFACNSSLQKHKRTHTGEKPYECNQCGKAFVCHNYLQIHKRKHTGEKPYECNQCGKAFTRHSILQIHKRTHTGEKPYECNQCGKAFAYHNYLQIHKRTHTGEKPYECNQCGKAFPGPSHLQMHEKTHTGEKPYGCNQCGKAFASNSSLQIHKRTHTGEKPYECNQCGKAFARHSYLQIHKRTHTGEKPYECNQCGKAFACTVTLRKHKRTHTGEKPYECNQCGKAFAQQSHLQRHKSTHTGEKPYECNQCGIAFSQPAYLQIHKRTHTGEKPYECNQCGKAFACHRSLQIHQRTHTVIFRCLRSTVCSAQSEIHTLHLINTKGRDDLVHV
- the LOC114683520 gene encoding zinc finger protein 431-like isoform X1, with protein sequence MVSEWLLSTDGEEWWAKTSEGLQSPGREEWPAMNAVTYDDVHVDFTWEEWALLDPSQKRLYKDVMLETYGNLTAIGYKWKDHHIEEHCESSRRHGRHERSHTGEKPSEYAQSVNSYAYHSHLQRHERIHTREKPYGCNQCGKTFSQHWYLQIHKRAHTGEKPYECNQCGKAFACNSSLQKHKRTHTGEKPYECNQCGKAFVCHNYLQIHKRKHTGEKPYECNQCGKAFTRHSILQIHKRTHTGEKPYECNQCGKAFAYHNYLQIHKRTHTGEKPYECNQCGKAFPGPSHLQMHEKTHTGEKPYGCNQCGKAFASNSSLQIHKRTHTGEKPYECNQCGKAFARHSYLQIHKRTHTGEKPYECNQCGKAFACTVTLRKHKRTHTGEKPYECNQCGKAFAQQSHLQRHKSTHTGEKPYECNQCGIAFSQPAYLQIHKRTHTGEKPYECNQCGKAFACHRSLQIHQRTHTGEKPYKCNQCGKAFAYHNYLQIHKRTHTGEKPYECNQCGKAFAQQGHLQRHTRTHNGGTSSPFPGFGTPLSHLPGLWTWEFQMYT
- the LOC114683520 gene encoding zinc finger protein 120-like isoform X4 — its product is MVSEWLLSTDGEEWWAKTSEGLQSPGREEWPAMNAVTYDDVHVDFTWEEWALLDPSQKRLYKDVMLETYGNLTAIGYKWKDHHIEEHCESSRRHGRHERSHTGEKPSEYAQSVNSYAYHSHLQRHERIHTREKPYGCNQCVIFRCLRSTVCSAQSEIHTLHLINTKGRDDLVHV
- the LOC114683520 gene encoding zinc finger protein 431-like isoform X3 translates to MLETYGNLTAIGYKWKDHHIEEHCESSRRHGRHERSHTGEKPSEYAQSVNSYAYHSHLQRHERIHTREKPYGCNQCGKTFSQHWYLQIHKRAHTGEKPYECNQCGKAFACNSSLQKHKRTHTGEKPYECNQCGKAFVCHNYLQIHKRKHTGEKPYECNQCGKAFTRHSILQIHKRTHTGEKPYECNQCGKAFAYHNYLQIHKRTHTGEKPYECNQCGKAFPGPSHLQMHEKTHTGEKPYGCNQCGKAFASNSSLQIHKRTHTGEKPYECNQCGKAFARHSYLQIHKRTHTGEKPYECNQCGKAFACTVTLRKHKRTHTGEKPYECNQCGKAFAQQSHLQRHKSTHTGEKPYECNQCGIAFSQPAYLQIHKRTHTGEKPYECNQCGKAFACHRSLQIHQRTHTGEKPYKCNQCGKAFAYHNYLQIHKRTHTGEKPYECNQCGKAFAQQGHLQRHTRTHNGGTSSPFPGFGTPLSHLPGLWTWEFQMYT